A DNA window from Bradyrhizobium barranii subsp. barranii contains the following coding sequences:
- a CDS encoding type II toxin-antitoxin system HipA family toxin: protein MFEVDDSYLRLGRERPIVSLAWHGATEQETLARLRNRGDKISHGRILPPYFDNLLPEGALLELVEREFGTGSFDHYDVLARLGGDLPGAIVARREAGEPPPKRLSDEAVEAPVTGKPISFSLAGVQLKFSMHGDTHRLTAPGADESGDVILKLPSNKFPGLVENEYTSLQLARLAGVNVSDARLVDMKTIQGVPEKFRELGGYALSLSRFDRAAGNVRIHTEDFAQIAGAIADDKYFRWNQETLLRSIKRFSNDPIGDVLEGLRRLVVDVMLGNSDGHLKNWSFIYPDGRHARLTPAYDIVSTLTYLHDTMALRFNGTKDPKIVDTARLRRIAPFIEVDLRVLEREMRQTATRALDTWPKELKGLPASDATQDAILSRFGSLALVREVRPSMVRGHDASTAPAEKSSTAKVGETDLPE from the coding sequence ATGTTTGAGGTCGACGATTCATATTTGAGGCTTGGTCGAGAACGTCCGATTGTTAGTTTGGCGTGGCATGGCGCCACCGAGCAGGAAACGCTCGCGCGACTTCGGAATAGAGGAGACAAGATCTCGCACGGGCGGATCTTGCCTCCGTACTTTGACAATCTGCTCCCGGAAGGAGCGCTTCTCGAACTCGTCGAGCGTGAATTCGGAACCGGCTCCTTTGACCACTACGATGTCTTGGCAAGATTGGGTGGCGACCTTCCTGGCGCAATAGTCGCACGTCGAGAGGCTGGCGAGCCCCCACCAAAGCGACTGTCGGACGAGGCGGTGGAAGCGCCGGTAACCGGCAAGCCAATCAGCTTTTCGTTAGCCGGCGTGCAGCTCAAGTTCTCAATGCACGGCGACACCCACCGGCTCACCGCACCGGGCGCGGACGAGAGTGGTGATGTGATTCTAAAACTGCCGAGCAATAAGTTTCCCGGTCTTGTCGAAAACGAATACACCTCTTTGCAACTTGCTCGCTTGGCTGGTGTGAACGTTTCCGATGCTCGGCTCGTCGACATGAAGACGATCCAAGGTGTTCCGGAGAAATTTCGCGAACTCGGCGGGTACGCACTTTCTCTAAGCCGCTTTGACCGAGCCGCCGGCAATGTTCGCATCCATACCGAGGATTTCGCTCAAATCGCCGGAGCCATCGCGGACGACAAATACTTCAGGTGGAACCAAGAGACCCTTCTGCGCTCGATAAAGCGCTTTTCTAACGATCCGATCGGCGACGTGTTGGAAGGGTTGAGGCGGCTTGTTGTCGACGTCATGTTAGGCAATAGCGATGGACATCTGAAAAACTGGTCGTTCATTTACCCCGATGGACGCCATGCGCGACTAACGCCGGCCTACGATATCGTCTCAACCCTGACTTACCTCCACGATACCATGGCACTTAGGTTCAATGGCACCAAGGACCCGAAAATCGTGGACACTGCGCGCCTCCGCCGCATCGCTCCCTTCATCGAGGTGGACCTAAGGGTGTTGGAGCGTGAAATGCGGCAGACCGCAACACGCGCTCTAGATACCTGGCCAAAAGAATTGAAGGGTCTGCCTGCGTCGGATGCCACGCAAGATGCAATCCTGTCCCGGTTCGGTTCGCTGGCACTCGTGCGAGAGGTTAGGCCATCGATGGTGCGCGGCCACGACGCGAGCACAGCGCCTGCGGAAAAATCCAGCAC
- a CDS encoding helix-turn-helix domain-containing protein produces the protein MEQRETRERLGAQLTAARRSKGWTLADLGRRTANAPSRLSSIEHGKINATVDALAQAGEAAGLTLTFVPAERLEEVMSLIEQPPTETAYPVPVRSLHDEVFIPDPSEDEES, from the coding sequence ATGGAACAGAGGGAAACCCGAGAGCGCTTAGGGGCGCAACTGACAGCCGCCCGTCGGAGCAAGGGATGGACCCTGGCCGATCTGGGACGCCGGACCGCAAATGCGCCCAGCCGTCTGAGCAGCATCGAACATGGTAAGATCAATGCCACCGTCGACGCATTGGCCCAAGCGGGCGAAGCGGCTGGCCTGACGTTGACCTTTGTCCCTGCCGAAAGGCTGGAGGAAGTGATGTCCCTGATTGAACAGCCTCCAACCGAAACCGCCTATCCAGTGCCGGTTCGTAGCCTGCACGATGAGGTTTTTATCCCCGACCCCTCCGAGGATGAGGAGTCGTGA
- a CDS encoding YbgC/FadM family acyl-CoA thioesterase: protein MTVSLDGEIRDGRHYMQVRVYFEDTDSGQIVYHANFLRFMERGRTNYLRLLGTNQQALLEETRNDAPGFAFVVRSMTIDFLKPAILDDLLDIVTVPQEVRGASIALLQECRRGGDLLVSARVRVAFISGGKAQRIPKALRLAMEEHR, encoded by the coding sequence GTGACAGTCTCTCTTGACGGCGAAATTCGAGACGGACGGCATTACATGCAGGTCCGCGTCTATTTCGAGGATACCGATTCCGGCCAGATTGTTTATCACGCGAATTTTTTGCGTTTCATGGAACGTGGCAGAACGAATTACTTGCGCCTGCTCGGAACCAATCAGCAAGCGCTGCTCGAGGAAACGCGGAACGATGCGCCGGGCTTCGCCTTCGTTGTCCGTTCGATGACAATCGATTTTCTAAAACCGGCAATCTTGGACGACCTGCTTGACATTGTCACGGTCCCGCAAGAGGTGAGAGGCGCGTCAATTGCCTTGCTGCAGGAGTGCAGGCGCGGGGGTGATCTCTTGGTCTCGGCGCGTGTACGGGTCGCGTTTATCTCAGGCGGAAAAGCGCAGCGCATCCCAAAGGCTCTGAGGCTTGCTATGGAAGAGCACAGATAA
- a CDS encoding YbgC/FadM family acyl-CoA thioesterase: MVKSEFSGIVYHANYLRYMERGRTNHLRLMGAEQQALFDQVETEGAGFAFVVRSMHLDFLKPARMDDVLDVVTWPVAVKGASIMLAQEVRRAEDVLVKAEVRVAFISGGRAQQIPKSIRILMKADLIS, from the coding sequence ATCGTCAAGTCAGAGTTCTCCGGCATCGTCTATCACGCCAATTATCTCCGATACATGGAGCGCGGGCGCACCAATCATCTGCGGCTGATGGGGGCCGAGCAGCAGGCGCTGTTCGACCAGGTCGAAACGGAGGGTGCGGGCTTTGCCTTCGTGGTGCGCTCGATGCATCTGGACTTTCTGAAGCCCGCGCGGATGGACGACGTGCTCGACGTCGTGACGTGGCCGGTTGCGGTGAAGGGCGCCTCCATCATGCTGGCGCAGGAGGTGCGGCGGGCCGAGGACGTGCTGGTGAAAGCCGAGGTCCGCGTCGCCTTCATCAGCGGCGGCCGCGCCCAGCAGATCCCGAAATCGATCCGCATCCTGATGAAGGCCGATCTGATTTCCTGA
- a CDS encoding nuclear transport factor 2 family protein → MSRPPLPPFTRETAAQKARMAEDAWNSRDPVKVSLAYTEDSRWRNRSEVFQGREAIVAFLTRKWEKEHDYRLIKDLWAFDGNHIAVRFQYEWHDAGGQWYRSYGNEQWEFDEHGLMRRREASINDIAIAEKDRRFHWPAPGPRPADVPGLGTDPF, encoded by the coding sequence ATGTCGCGCCCGCCGCTTCCACCCTTCACCCGTGAGACCGCCGCGCAAAAGGCGCGCATGGCCGAGGACGCGTGGAATTCGCGCGATCCGGTGAAAGTCTCGCTCGCCTATACCGAGGACAGCCGCTGGCGCAATCGCTCGGAGGTGTTCCAGGGCCGGGAGGCCATCGTCGCGTTCCTCACCCGCAAATGGGAGAAGGAGCACGACTACCGCCTGATCAAGGACCTCTGGGCCTTCGACGGCAACCACATCGCGGTGCGCTTCCAGTACGAATGGCACGATGCGGGCGGCCAGTGGTATCGCTCCTACGGCAACGAGCAGTGGGAGTTCGACGAGCACGGGCTGATGCGGCGCCGCGAGGCGTCGATCAACGATATCGCGATTGCCGAGAAGGACCGCCGGTTTCACTGGCCGGCGCCGGGACCGCGGCCGGCGGATGTGCCGGGATTGGGGACGGATCCGTTCTGA